The window GCGGGATCGCGGGCGCCGCGGCCGCGACACCCGCGGTCAGCACGAACGCCGCCGCGGTGGTGGTGATCAAGGTGAGCGCTCTGGCCATTGTCGTCTCCTCGGATCGGGGTCCCCTTAAAGACAACGCGTGCCGAAAGCCCGGGGTTCAACGACTGGACCACAAACGCGTACCCGCGGGTATGGTGCCCGCCATGGAAGATCTGCTCTGGGCCGGAGCCCACGCGCAGGCACGGGCGCTGAGCGCGGGTCAGGTCACCGCGCCGGAGCTGCTCGAAGCCGTGCTGCGCCGGGCCGAGACGGTGAACCCCACGGTGAACGCCTTCCGCGTGCTCTACGCCGACGCGGCGCGAACGGCCGCTGTGGACGCCCAACGCAGACTCGACGCGGGGGAGCGCACGCCGCTGCTCGGCGTCCCCATCGCCGTCAAGGACGACACCGATGTGGCGGGTGGCGTGACCACCAAGGGCGGCCGCCCGCAGTCGCCGCCCGCCGAGCAGGACAGCGCCGTCGTCGCGAAGCTGCGCGCGGCGGGCGCGGTGATCGTCGGCCACACGCTCACCCCCGAGCAGTGCCTCTGGCCGTTCACCGAGTCGCTGGCCTACGGCGCCACCCGCAACCCGTGGAACCTCGACTACACCCCCGGAGGCTCCTCCGGCGGTTCGGCGTCGGCCATCGCCGCGGGCATCGTCGGCGTGGCCACCGGCTCCGACGGCGGCGGCTCGATCCGCATGCCCGCCTCCGCCACGGGCATCTTCGGCGTCAAGACCTCCCGGGACCTCGTCGACGTGGCACCGTGGTCCGGTACGTGGAGCGGCCTGTCGGTGATCGGCCCGCTCGGCCGCACGGTCGCCGACACTGCCGCCATGCTCGACGTGATCGCCGAGGACGCCGGCACCTACGGCGACGCGGTCACCGCCGACCCGGGCACCCTGCGTATCGCCCTCTCCTGGCGCACACCGCTCGGCCCCACGCCGATGAACCCCCGCTGGAAGCGCGCCGTCGTCGACACCGCCGACCGGCTGCGCGACCTCGGCCACCGGGTCACCGTCGCCGACCCCGCGCTCGGCACCGGCCCGTCCACCCAGTTCCTGATCCGCTACCTGCGCGGCGTCGCCCAGGACGTCGCCAAGCTGCCGAACCCGAAGTGGCTGGAGCCGCGCACCCGCAAGGTCGCCGCCCTCGGCAGGCGCGTCCCCGACCGCACCCTGCGCTGGGCGCACGCGGGTGAGGCCCCGCTGCGCCGGGTGCTGGAGGAGTTCTTCACCCGTTTCGACGTGATCCTGCAGCCCTCGTGGACCCGCAGGCCGACCCGCATCGGGCAGTTCCACGGCAGCGGGCTGTCCGCGACGTACACGGGCGTGACGCACCGCATCCCGTACTTCCCGACGTGGAACGTCCTGGGCAACCCGGTCGCCGCCCTCCCGGTCGGCCGCGACGAGACGGGCATGCCGATCGGCGTCCAGCTGATCGGCCCGGACCGCTCGGAGCGCCTGCTGCTGTCGCTGGCCGGGCAGTATGAGCGGGCTCACCCGTGGGTCGACCGCAGGCCCGACCTCTGAGGCCGGAGAAAGCGGCTGCCACCAGCGAAAATCGGGTGCACGCAAGTCGCTTGGCAGGACCCCGTCCGGTGAATCGGTCAAGGGATTCGTCGTCCACGTGATGGGACCTGGTGTCCCGCTGTGCGGTCGCCAAGTCCGACCTCCTACTCTTGACACGTGAACTGGACCGTGGACGTGCCAGTGGACACGCTTCCCGAGCTGCCCCCGCTGCCTCCGACGCTGCGTACCCGACTCGACGACGCCCTTGCGCGGCCCGCCGCGCAACAGCCCGAGTGGCCCGACGCCGACCAGGTGCGCCAGGTGCGCACCCTGTTGGAGTCGGTGCCGCCGATCACCGT is drawn from Actinokineospora alba and contains these coding sequences:
- a CDS encoding amidase family protein is translated as MEDLLWAGAHAQARALSAGQVTAPELLEAVLRRAETVNPTVNAFRVLYADAARTAAVDAQRRLDAGERTPLLGVPIAVKDDTDVAGGVTTKGGRPQSPPAEQDSAVVAKLRAAGAVIVGHTLTPEQCLWPFTESLAYGATRNPWNLDYTPGGSSGGSASAIAAGIVGVATGSDGGGSIRMPASATGIFGVKTSRDLVDVAPWSGTWSGLSVIGPLGRTVADTAAMLDVIAEDAGTYGDAVTADPGTLRIALSWRTPLGPTPMNPRWKRAVVDTADRLRDLGHRVTVADPALGTGPSTQFLIRYLRGVAQDVAKLPNPKWLEPRTRKVAALGRRVPDRTLRWAHAGEAPLRRVLEEFFTRFDVILQPSWTRRPTRIGQFHGSGLSATYTGVTHRIPYFPTWNVLGNPVAALPVGRDETGMPIGVQLIGPDRSERLLLSLAGQYERAHPWVDRRPDL